A region from the Flavobacteriales bacterium genome encodes:
- a CDS encoding TetR/AcrR family transcriptional regulator, producing MPRYLIEPDPGLALRDTASPIGSRILTEGLDLMIELGLEAFTFKKLAERIGSTEVTVYHYFANKQRLLQYYFQAYWLWLATHCRQEGKSLADPMERLRGDIKAMCGIWPSDARAGQFDPARLRELVINEGSKSFMHKNVDSDNELKLFKPYKDLCAHIAGEVKACSPRLKHARSFATTLVEMAHSLEFAMAHLPALTELSAKRDRKHLALFMVDMAERYLQERRAAR from the coding sequence ATGCCCCGCTACCTCATCGAGCCCGACCCCGGTCTGGCCCTGCGCGATACCGCCAGCCCCATCGGCTCCCGCATCCTCACCGAGGGCCTGGACCTGATGATCGAACTGGGATTGGAAGCCTTCACCTTCAAGAAACTGGCCGAGCGCATCGGCAGCACCGAGGTGACCGTGTACCACTACTTCGCCAACAAGCAACGGCTGCTGCAGTACTACTTCCAGGCGTACTGGCTCTGGTTGGCCACGCATTGCCGCCAGGAAGGAAAGTCCCTTGCCGATCCCATGGAGCGCTTGCGCGGCGACATCAAGGCCATGTGCGGTATCTGGCCGTCCGATGCACGGGCAGGGCAGTTCGACCCCGCACGGTTGCGGGAACTCGTGATCAACGAGGGCTCCAAGTCGTTCATGCACAAGAACGTGGACTCGGACAACGAGCTGAAGCTGTTCAAGCCGTACAAAGACCTGTGCGCGCACATCGCCGGGGAGGTGAAGGCCTGTTCGCCGCGGCTCAAGCACGCACGTTCCTTCGCCACCACGCTCGTCGAAATGGCGCACTCGCTCGAGTTCGCCATGGCCCATTTGCCGGCCCTCACGGAACTCAGTGCCAAACGCGATCGCAAGCACCTCGCTCTGTTCATGGTGGACATGGCCGAGCGTTATCTGCAGGAACGGCGTGCCGCACGCTGA
- a CDS encoding SdiA-regulated domain-containing protein, translating into MRLLFLAALPFLAAAPLRHDLKHPVARFDLPAQLTEVSGLTDVDANTVACLQDEEAAIYFIDLTNGLIKARYVFGAPGDMEGLTRVGTGFFALRSDGLVYRVERVQDKFAAVDSYHLHLKEHNIEGLGYDDKNDLVLITPKDFQKGEPALRERRLVFAFNPRSKQVLPEPVLSFTLSDIEAGARAKGIDLPVRTTPKGRAVSALKLRMASIAVDPISDHYFILSAADQLLLELDRQGRFVDLHQLDAALLPKPEGITFLPGGDMLISTEGKGTPPRLVRYAAKG; encoded by the coding sequence ATGCGCCTTCTTTTCCTCGCTGCTCTGCCGTTCTTGGCCGCAGCACCGTTGCGCCACGATCTCAAGCACCCCGTTGCGCGGTTCGACCTGCCTGCGCAGCTCACGGAAGTCAGCGGCCTTACCGATGTCGATGCCAACACGGTGGCCTGCCTTCAGGACGAGGAAGCGGCGATCTACTTCATCGATCTTACCAACGGTTTGATCAAAGCCCGCTACGTTTTCGGCGCGCCCGGCGACATGGAAGGGCTCACGCGCGTGGGCACGGGCTTCTTCGCTTTGCGCAGCGATGGATTGGTGTACCGTGTAGAGCGCGTGCAGGACAAGTTCGCCGCCGTGGACAGCTACCATCTCCACTTGAAGGAGCACAACATCGAAGGGCTCGGTTACGACGACAAGAACGACCTCGTTCTCATCACCCCAAAGGATTTCCAGAAAGGCGAACCCGCGTTGCGTGAACGGCGGCTCGTGTTCGCTTTCAACCCTAGGTCGAAGCAAGTGCTGCCCGAGCCGGTGCTCAGCTTCACACTATCGGACATTGAAGCAGGCGCGCGCGCAAAGGGCATCGATCTACCTGTGCGCACCACCCCCAAGGGCCGCGCCGTTAGCGCGCTGAAACTGCGCATGGCCAGCATCGCGGTGGATCCCATCAGCGACCACTACTTCATCCTCAGCGCAGCGGATCAGTTGCTACTTGAGCTTGATCGCCAAGGCCGATTCGTTGATCTGCATCAGTTGGATGCTGCGTTGCTGCCCAAGCCAGAGGGCATCACCTTTTTGCCGGGCGGCGACATGCTCATCAGCACCGAAGGCAAGGGAACGCCGCCCAGGTTGGTGCGCTACGCGGCGAAGGGGTAG
- a CDS encoding ATP-binding cassette domain-containing protein, whose protein sequence is MAINNITPWQRLARLLRVDKREIGHIYLYALVGGAISLSVPLGIQAIINLISGGQVATSWGVLIAFVTIGVGFTGALQVMQLALAENIQQRLFARSAFEFAYRIPRIKAEAVSGKYLPELVNRFFDTVSIQKGLSKLLLEVPLAALQIVLCLVLLALYHPFFIAFGALLVLLLYFIFRFTGRKGLSTSITESNYKYAVAHWLEELGRSMGTFKLIGETNLPLERTDKLVDGYVTARKAHFRVLLGQYGAMVAFKVVVTLSLLALGGMLVMNEQMNIGQFVAAEIVILLLMNAVEKIILRIETVYDVLTALEKVGSVTDLPLEREEGLKTLDRDPSRGLDLRITGLGFRSHFHGRPVLQGVDLYLAPGEKVCLCGPNGAGKTTLLRILGGAMAPHQGTVQLDGHPMNSLDLDVVRSVIGDSLNEEELFAGTVLENIVVGRAWVSEQDTMEACRVTGLFDQLAQFPEGLLTKLDPQGSRLPKSLVKRIIQARAIAGSPRLILLEDSLQNWDTRDREQLLGWISAPERPWTLLAVSNDPWLQQRCARTVVLRDGQLTTA, encoded by the coding sequence ATGGCCATCAACAACATCACACCCTGGCAGCGCTTGGCGCGGTTGCTCCGCGTGGACAAGCGGGAGATCGGCCATATCTACCTGTACGCACTGGTGGGCGGTGCGATCAGCCTGAGCGTTCCACTGGGCATCCAGGCCATCATCAACCTCATCAGTGGCGGGCAGGTGGCCACCAGCTGGGGGGTCCTGATCGCCTTTGTCACCATCGGCGTGGGGTTCACCGGGGCTTTGCAGGTGATGCAGCTGGCCTTGGCCGAGAACATCCAGCAGCGGCTGTTCGCACGGAGCGCCTTCGAATTCGCCTACCGCATTCCGCGCATCAAGGCCGAGGCGGTGAGCGGCAAGTACCTGCCCGAATTGGTGAACCGGTTCTTCGACACGGTGTCCATCCAGAAGGGACTGAGCAAGCTCTTGCTCGAGGTTCCCCTGGCGGCCCTGCAGATCGTCCTTTGTTTGGTGCTCCTGGCACTATACCACCCGTTCTTCATTGCGTTCGGTGCACTCTTGGTGCTCCTGCTGTACTTCATTTTCCGCTTCACGGGCCGGAAAGGGCTTTCCACCAGCATCACCGAGAGCAACTACAAGTACGCCGTGGCCCATTGGCTCGAAGAGCTCGGCCGCAGTATGGGCACGTTCAAGCTGATCGGTGAGACCAACCTTCCGCTGGAGCGCACCGACAAGCTGGTTGACGGGTACGTGACGGCGCGCAAGGCGCACTTCCGTGTGCTCCTCGGGCAGTACGGGGCCATGGTCGCTTTCAAGGTGGTGGTGACCCTGAGCTTGCTCGCCTTGGGCGGCATGCTGGTGATGAACGAACAGATGAACATCGGCCAGTTCGTGGCTGCCGAGATCGTGATCCTGTTGCTCATGAACGCAGTGGAGAAGATCATCCTGCGCATCGAAACGGTGTACGACGTGCTCACCGCCCTCGAAAAGGTGGGAAGCGTGACCGACCTGCCATTGGAGCGCGAGGAAGGCCTGAAGACCTTGGACCGCGACCCGTCACGGGGGCTCGATTTGCGCATCACCGGCCTGGGCTTCCGCTCCCACTTCCACGGCAGGCCCGTGCTGCAGGGGGTTGACCTTTACCTGGCGCCGGGCGAAAAGGTCTGCCTCTGCGGTCCGAACGGGGCCGGCAAGACCACCTTGTTGCGCATCCTGGGCGGCGCCATGGCCCCACATCAGGGAACGGTGCAGCTGGACGGGCACCCGATGAACAGTCTCGACCTGGACGTGGTGCGGTCGGTGATCGGCGACAGCCTGAACGAGGAGGAACTGTTCGCGGGGACCGTGCTGGAGAACATCGTCGTGGGCCGCGCCTGGGTATCGGAGCAGGACACGATGGAGGCCTGCCGCGTGACGGGACTGTTCGACCAGCTCGCACAGTTCCCCGAGGGACTGCTCACCAAGCTCGACCCGCAGGGATCGCGCCTGCCGAAAAGCCTTGTGAAGCGCATCATCCAGGCGCGGGCCATCGCCGGTTCGCCGCGGTTGATCCTGTTGGAGGACAGTCTGCAGAACTGGGACACCCGCGACCGGGAACAGCTGCTCGGATGGATCAGCGCACCCGAACGGCCATGGACATTGCTGGCCGTGAGCAACGACCCATGGTTGCAACAACGCTGTGCGCGCACCGTGGTGCTGCGCGATGGCCAACTCACAACGGCTTGA